The [Clostridium] colinum genome includes the window AGATGCTAAAAACTTTTTATTATTATAATTTTGATATGCATATAATAAGCTTGTAGCAAAGTCTGTATTAAATCTTGTATCGTAAAAACCTGCACCTATTTTAAAATCTGTATATAGCCAATCTGACTGAGGTCCTGTTTCCCAATAGCCCATTTGATTTTGATTTTTCATACAAGTTTCTGTCATAACATATCCAAGATTTTTAGATAATGGATTAATTGCATATTTAGCAAAAGAGGCTCCTGTATAGTTAGAAGGGTGTCTATATAAAACGTCTTTACCACCAGGCTTATAATTAGATGGTGTTTGGAAATAATATCCATCATAGCTCCAACGTCTAGTTTCTGAAAGGTCGTGAGGTAAAAGCTCATTAAAGCTCTTCATTGTAGACCAGTCTACTAATCTTTTTGTAGACTCCATATACCAATATTCACCTATTAATGATTTATCTTGTGGAAAAGACATTTGTAAATCAAAGTAACCGTCTTTTTTAACAATTTTAATCATTTGTTCTTTATCTCTAACAATTGTCAAAGTATTATTTGTAAAAATATTTTTATAAACTCCTGGTACACTAACTATGTAGCTATTAGTATCTGTATCTATAAATAATGTAGTATGTTTTAAATTTGCCATATTAGACGTATTTACCCATTGTTTTTTAACTGGGTCTACATATCTAACTGTTATTGTATTTCCTTTTATAGGAATAGAAACATTATATCTTTCTGGTTTATTTTCTTTAAAATACATTCTATTCATATAATAAGTATCATTATTTTCAAATACAGTTTTTGTTGTTTTAGTAAAAATATTAAGTTCATCATTTGTAGTCTCAGTAGTAATAGGAGTAAACTTCGTTGGTGTATAAACTGGTACGTCTTTTATTATATTATATATTTTTAAATCTTCGCCTGATAAAGGATTTCCGTTTTCATCTTTAGGAATATCATTAACTATTTGATTTGCTGTATTAATAGTATTATTATTTGTAACTGTATTATTTATATTATTAGCATAAACATTTGTTGTTAAAGCAGATAAGGCAACAGTAAACTCCATAATCTGCATAATATATTTTTTCAAAATTTAACACCTCTCAATATTTTTATTAATTCTACAAGTTATTATACCATTATTTTTAATATTTGCAATTAGTTTGTTTTTTTTAATGTAATTGTAACATAAATATTACTTATATAAACAATAATAGGCTAATTGCCATAACAATCATACCAGATATTAAACCATAAATAGAAAGGTGATGCTCTCCATATTCTCTGGCCGTAGGTAAAAGCTCATCAAAAGATATAAACACCATAATACCTCCAACCATTGCAAATATTATACCAAAAACTATATCATTCATTATAGGTACTAAAATAAGAAATCCTATTATTGCTCCTATTGGTTCAGACAAGCCCGATAAAAATGAATATATAAAAGCCTTTTTCTTAGACCCTGTTGCATAATATATAGGTATAGATACCGCCATTCCTTCTGGTATATTGTGTATAGCTATTGCAACAACAATAGGTATAGCTATTTTAGGTTCTTGTAAAACGGATACAAAAGTAGCTATTCCTTCTGGAAAGTTGTGTATAGCTATTGCTAAAGCCGTAAATAATCCTGTACGTTTAAGACTTTTGGTATTTTCTTTATTTATTTTTGGCACTTCGTGTGGGTTTTCTTCACAAGGTATCATTTTATCTATAATAGCTATAACTAACATTCCTAAAAAAAACGATATAACTGTTATCCAATAGCCTTTTTTTTCTCCTAACTGTAATATAAGTTTTTCTTTTGCTTCAAAAAATATTTCTATCATAGATACATATATCATAACTCCGGCAGAAAAGCCCAAGCTAATGGATAAAAATTTTTTATTAGTTGTTTTTGCAAAAAATGCAATAACGCTTCCTATAGTTGTGCTTAAGCCTGCTATTAATGTTAAAAAAAATGCTAAAAAATAAGTTTCTATAATATAACCCCCTTTGTTAGCTTCTGCTAACTAACAAAAGTTTAACATTATATATATTTTTTGTCAAACTAAATTTTATCCACATTATATTCATTTTTATTTTGTCCACATTTTTAAATTTAATTATTTTATATTGTTGGTAACTTTTTTACTTTATTTGTTTTTATTAACAATAATAATAAATATTTAAATATATATAGTTATCAACAATATATTTAAGCTTTTTTATACAAAAAATTAAGAGACTGCCAATAAAATTGACAGTCTCTTAATTTTTTGTATATTAGTTAGCTCTACCTAAATATTCACCAGTACGAGTATCTATTTTTATTTTTTCACCTTGTTCTAAGAATAAAGGAACATTTACAGAAACACCTGTTTCTACAACGGCTGGTTTTGTAGCACCAGTTGCTGTATCACCTTTAAAGCCTGGCTCTGTTTCTATAATTTCAAGCTCAACAAACAATGGTGGTTCAATACCAAAAACATTACCGTTATAAGAAAGAACTTTTACAACTTCATTTTCTTTAACAAATTTTAATGTATCTCCAACCTCTGAAGCATTAACAGCTATTTGCTCATAGCTTTCATTATCCATAAAATGATAAAGCTCTCCATCATTGTATAAATAGCTCATATCTTTTCTATCAATATGTGCTCTACCCATTTTTTCTGTAGGTCTAAAAGTTTTTTCTACAACAGCACCTGTAACAAGGTTTTTAATTTTTGTTCTAACAAAAGCAGCCCCTTTACCAGGTTTAACATGTTGGAATTCTAATATAACAAATATATCTCCCTCATATTCTATTGTAACACCATTTCTAAAATCACCAGCTGAAATCATTTAAAATTTCCTCCTTAAAGTTATATTATGTTTATTATTTCAACTTTAAAAAAATTTATTATAATTTTAAGTAAAATAATATTTAAAAGCATCTAAAGCCAAAATATAGCTATTTTCTTCAAATCCTGAAATTTGGCCTATACAGACAGAGGCTAAAACAGATTTTTGCCTAAATTCCTCTCTGTTATATATATTAGATATATGTACCTCTATGGTAGGTATATTTATAGACGAGATGGCGTCTCTAATAGCATAGCTATAATGCGTAAAAGCTCCTGCATTTATTATTATACCATCTATTTTATCAAAATAACATTTTTGTAAATAATTTATAATTTCTCCTTCTATATTAGACGTAAAAAATTTTACATTAAAAGATAAATTTTTAGCTTTTTGTAATATATCTTTTTCAATATCTTTTAAAGATTTTGTACCATAAATATCTTTTTGTCTAATACCTAAAAAGTTAAGATTAGGTCCATTTATAACAACTATATTTTTCATATAATCACCTATTTAATATAGTATTTTTTATATTTTTTGCCAATATAAATGGAGATTTATCATTTATATCAAAAACTATATCTGCATATTTATTGTATAAAGGTTCTCTTTTATACAATAAATCACATATAGTGTTAAATTTATTTTTATTTTTTAATAATGGTCTTTTATCATCATCTTTTATATTTTCATATATTTTTTCTGGAGAAGCTTTAAGATATACTATAATCCCATTATTTTTAAGGTTAATAATATTTTCTATATCTTTTATAACTCCACCACCGGTTGATATAACACAATTTTTCATTTTAGAAACTTTATTATATACCTGTTTTTCTATGTTTCTAAAATATTCTTCTCCAAATATTTCAAAAATATCTTGTATAGATTTATTTTCTTGTTGTTGTATTATACAATCTGTATCTATAAAAGAAAAATTAAAATTTTTGGCAAGCTCTTTACCTATAGTAGTCTTACCACAACCCATAAATCCTATTAAAACAATATTTTTACTATTCATTGTCTTTATGTCTTGGGTGTTTTTCTACTATTTTTATAGCATTAGTTATTGCTGTAATAATATCTATAAGGCATTGATTTTCATATGAACTAAGTTTTGCATAGCAAATTCCTTTTTCTGTTGCTACATATTTCGTTGGAAGATTATTAAGAGAAATTGCCATTATGTCTGCTTTACATCTATCACAAAAACAACTACAATTATTTTTTCTCATTACTTCTTCTAATTGGTTACAAACTAATTCCTCCATATAATTTTTTACTTCCATTTGAGTCTTCATAAGAAAACCTCCTTTACAAATAATATATACATATTATACCATATTTTAATTTATTTTACAATATTTTAATGTACTTATATTAAAATATTAGTCTAATTTTAGAAATATATGAAATATATACAATTATTTTTATAAAATATTTATATAATTTAAACATTTTTAAGGCTAGCTTAAAAATAAGCTAGCCTTAAAAATATTAATCTTGTGTATATGCAAGTAAAGCAACGTGTCTAGCTCTTTTAATAGCTAATGTTAAAACTCTTTGATGTTTAGCACAGTTGCCAGTTATTCTTCTAGGTAATATTTTTCCTCTTTCAGAAATATATTTTTTAAGCTTAGCAGTATCTTTGTAATCAACAAAATCTACTTTTTCAGCACAAAAAGCACAAACACGTTTTTTTCTTTTACCACGTTTTTTGTTAACCATTGGTTTACCTCCTTTATAAACTTAATACGAAAGTATTAAAACGGCAGATTATCGTCATCTACACCCGTTTCTATACTATAAAATTCATCTGTTTCCTGAATATCATTTTGTGAGTTGTCAAACATTTTGTTAGGCTCAGTAGGCATATTGTTTGGTTGGTATCCTTCAGAAGAAGATTTGCTTTCTAAAAACTCTGCCTCTTCAACATTTATATCTGTTGAAATACGTTTTTGTCCGTTATTATCTGTCCAAGAGTTTGTTCTTATGCTACCAACAATACCTATCATTTTACCTTTTTTAAAATATTTACCGATAAACTCTGCTATTTTACCAAAAGCAACGCAATTTATAAAATCTGCATCAGGCTCGCCCTCTCTTTTGAAACGGCGATTAACTGCTACACTAAAACGTGTAACTGCTATTGGTTCTGCACTTTGAGAATATCTAATCTCTGGGTCTCTAGTAAGCCTACCAGATATTATAACTTTGTTCATAAAAACACCTCACATTACGCTTCTTGGCGAACTACTAAATAGCGAAGTACGTTTTCTTTGATACGCATACGACGCTCAATTTCAATTGGAGTTTCGCTATTAGCTGTAAAAGTGATAAAACTATAGAAACCTTCGTTGAATTTTTTAATTTCGTAAGCAAGTTTACGTTTGCCCCAATCATCAACTTTCTCGATAGTACCACCAAATTTAGTGATAATATCTTGAACGCTTTCAAACTCTGCTTTAAGAACTTCTTCTTCTAATGTTGGTTTAACAACAACCGCTAATTCATATTTATTCATTATCTGCACCTCCTTTTGGACTTTGGCTCTCTATAATAGAGAACAAGGATTTTTTCAATTTAAAATTATATCACACCCAAAAAAATATTGCAAGCATTTTATAAACTTAAAATAAATATTTTTACTCTATATCAAAAATATTATTTAAAATTATAATTTTTTTAATTTAAAAATAACTCAAAATAAAGACAAACTAAACTTTATAAATAAAATAGAAGCGTATGAGAAAAAGTAGTTATTATGTTAAATCATATAAGGGGTTTTGCACATTATAAAGCAAGGTTTTATTTACACAAAAAAACCTTGCTTTATTCATACAATAACCGATAATAATCTTATTATTTATTTATATTTTTACTATATAAAAAGCTAATTTTATTAAATACAGGCTAAAATACTTAAAAATCTAGCTTTTTATATAATTTAAGGTAAATACTTATCTTGTTATTATACCTTTTATACAAAATCTAAAAATATTTCATATTAAGTTAAAAACTATTTATTTGTATTATAATCTAATTTATTTATTTGTTCTTTTACTCTAGATATAGCTAAAGCATTTTCTGGTACATTTTTTGTTATTGTAGATCCTGCTCCTGTAGATGCATTTTTTCCAATCTCTACTGGTGCTATAAGATTTGTATTACAACCTATAAACGCATTATCTTGTATAGTAGTTCTATGTTTATGTTTTCCATCATAATTAACTGTAACTGTCCCACAACCAAAATTTACATTTTTACCTACATCAGAATCTCCTACATAAGTTAAGTGAGATATTTTTGTATTATCATCTATTGTAGAATTTTTTATCTCTACAAAATCTCCTATTTTTACATGTTCGCCTATTTTACTATTAGGTCTTAAATATGCATATGGACCTACTGTTGTATAGCTATTTATAAAAGAGCTTAACACAGTAGATTGTGCTATATTAACGCAATCTTTTATTTCTGTACTAGTTATTCTAGCATATGGACCTATTATACAATCACTACCAATAGTTGTTTTTCCTTCTATTATACAACCTGGTAATATAACTGTATCTTCTCCTATTTTTACATCTTTTCCTATATATGTGTTATTTGGGTCTTCAATTGTTATGCCATTTTCCATATGATATTTATTTATTCTTTTTTTCATAACATTAATAGCCGTTGCAAGCTCATATTTAGAGTTTACACCCAAAAATTCTTCATTATCATCTGCCACCATTATACCAACTTTATTGCCAGTATTTTTAATAATCTCTAAAGTATCTGTAAGATAATACTCTTTTTGAGAATTATTGTTAGAAAGATTATTTAACGCAGTTTTTAAAGCATTAGAGTTAAAAATATAAACACCTGTGTTTACCTCATTTATTTTAGCTTCTTTTTCATTTGTATCTTTTTGTTCTACAATTTTATTAAATATACCATTTTCTCTAACTATTCTTCCATAACCTGTTGGGTTGTCTACAAAAGATGATATAACTGTTGCATAGTTTCTTTCTTTATTGTGTATTTTAACAAGCTTTTGTAAAGTTTCTTTTTTAATAAGTGGTGTATCACCATATAATATTAATATATTTTCATCATCACCTATAAAATCTAAGGCTTGCATAACTGCGTGTCCAGTGCCAAGTTGCTCTTTTTGATAACCATATTTTATATCTGAGCCCAAAACGGATTTTACCATAGCACTTTGGTGCCCTACTATAACCATTATATCATCAGCATTAATATCGTTTGATGCTTCTATAACATAGTCTATCATTGTTCTATCTAATACCTTGTGTAAAACTTTTGGTATTTTAGATTTCATTCTTGTGCCTTGCCCACCTGCTAATA containing:
- a CDS encoding glycoside hydrolase family 88 protein — its product is MKKYIMQIMEFTVALSALTTNVYANNINNTVTNNNTINTANQIVNDIPKDENGNPLSGEDLKIYNIIKDVPVYTPTKFTPITTETTNDELNIFTKTTKTVFENNDTYYMNRMYFKENKPERYNVSIPIKGNTITVRYVDPVKKQWVNTSNMANLKHTTLFIDTDTNSYIVSVPGVYKNIFTNNTLTIVRDKEQMIKIVKKDGYFDLQMSFPQDKSLIGEYWYMESTKRLVDWSTMKSFNELLPHDLSETRRWSYDGYYFQTPSNYKPGGKDVLYRHPSNYTGASFAKYAINPLSKNLGYVMTETCMKNQNQMGYWETGPQSDWLYTDFKIGAGFYDTRFNTDFATSLLYAYQNYNNKKFLASAVKYAEFFLNFAQTDSYPTQSGGILVADYGYHKANHEKTHISLNHQLAEMNFLYEIYNITGEKRYLETADKMLLGIEDTRNQWVLLDNNLNYALYYTKNTNKMEDYPYLTYNDLFQTKTLLKKIFDKSNDTIEFLMASKKIWMDNNKITGYMKETNE
- the zupT gene encoding zinc transporter ZupT, whose protein sequence is MIETYFLAFFLTLIAGLSTTIGSVIAFFAKTTNKKFLSISLGFSAGVMIYVSMIEIFFEAKEKLILQLGEKKGYWITVISFFLGMLVIAIIDKMIPCEENPHEVPKINKENTKSLKRTGLFTALAIAIHNFPEGIATFVSVLQEPKIAIPIVVAIAIHNIPEGMAVSIPIYYATGSKKKAFIYSFLSGLSEPIGAIIGFLILVPIMNDIVFGIIFAMVGGIMVFISFDELLPTAREYGEHHLSIYGLISGMIVMAISLLLFI
- the efp gene encoding elongation factor P, with amino-acid sequence MISAGDFRNGVTIEYEGDIFVILEFQHVKPGKGAAFVRTKIKNLVTGAVVEKTFRPTEKMGRAHIDRKDMSYLYNDGELYHFMDNESYEQIAVNASEVGDTLKFVKENEVVKVLSYNGNVFGIEPPLFVELEIIETEPGFKGDTATGATKPAVVETGVSVNVPLFLEQGEKIKIDTRTGEYLGRAN
- the aroQ gene encoding type II 3-dehydroquinate dehydratase, translated to MKNIVVINGPNLNFLGIRQKDIYGTKSLKDIEKDILQKAKNLSFNVKFFTSNIEGEIINYLQKCYFDKIDGIIINAGAFTHYSYAIRDAISSINIPTIEVHISNIYNREEFRQKSVLASVCIGQISGFEENSYILALDAFKYYFT
- a CDS encoding shikimate kinase — protein: MNSKNIVLIGFMGCGKTTIGKELAKNFNFSFIDTDCIIQQQENKSIQDIFEIFGEEYFRNIEKQVYNKVSKMKNCVISTGGGVIKDIENIINLKNNGIIVYLKASPEKIYENIKDDDKRPLLKNKNKFNTICDLLYKREPLYNKYADIVFDINDKSPFILAKNIKNTILNR
- a CDS encoding late competence development ComFB family protein yields the protein MKTQMEVKNYMEELVCNQLEEVMRKNNCSCFCDRCKADIMAISLNNLPTKYVATEKGICYAKLSSYENQCLIDIITAITNAIKIVEKHPRHKDNE
- the rpsR gene encoding 30S ribosomal protein S18, with amino-acid sequence MVNKKRGKRKKRVCAFCAEKVDFVDYKDTAKLKKYISERGKILPRRITGNCAKHQRVLTLAIKRARHVALLAYTQD
- a CDS encoding single-stranded DNA-binding protein, which encodes MNKVIISGRLTRDPEIRYSQSAEPIAVTRFSVAVNRRFKREGEPDADFINCVAFGKIAEFIGKYFKKGKMIGIVGSIRTNSWTDNNGQKRISTDINVEEAEFLESKSSSEGYQPNNMPTEPNKMFDNSQNDIQETDEFYSIETGVDDDNLPF
- the rpsF gene encoding 30S ribosomal protein S6, which produces MNKYELAVVVKPTLEEEVLKAEFESVQDIITKFGGTIEKVDDWGKRKLAYEIKKFNEGFYSFITFTANSETPIEIERRMRIKENVLRYLVVRQEA
- the glmU gene encoding bifunctional UDP-N-acetylglucosamine diphosphorylase/glucosamine-1-phosphate N-acetyltransferase GlmU, translating into MSKLKVIILAGGQGTRMKSKIPKVLHKVLDRTMIDYVIEASNDINADDIMVIVGHQSAMVKSVLGSDIKYGYQKEQLGTGHAVMQALDFIGDDENILILYGDTPLIKKETLQKLVKIHNKERNYATVISSFVDNPTGYGRIVRENGIFNKIVEQKDTNEKEAKINEVNTGVYIFNSNALKTALNNLSNNNSQKEYYLTDTLEIIKNTGNKVGIMVADDNEEFLGVNSKYELATAINVMKKRINKYHMENGITIEDPNNTYIGKDVKIGEDTVILPGCIIEGKTTIGSDCIIGPYARITSTEIKDCVNIAQSTVLSSFINSYTTVGPYAYLRPNSKIGEHVKIGDFVEIKNSTIDDNTKISHLTYVGDSDVGKNVNFGCGTVTVNYDGKHKHRTTIQDNAFIGCNTNLIAPVEIGKNASTGAGSTITKNVPENALAISRVKEQINKLDYNTNK